Within Planktothrix serta PCC 8927, the genomic segment TAGCAACATTGCTACTGGCGATCAGCTTTAAAGCGGTCATACCTACCCCAGCCAATGCCCAATCTACCACCCTGCTAATTGGAGCCGCAGCCAGTTTGCAAGATGCCATCAAAGAAGTCGATCCCCTGTTTAAATCTGCCCATCCTGGGATTAAAGTTAACTACAACTTTGCAGCATCGGGGCCACTTCAACAACAAATTGAGCAAGGCGCACCCATTGACCTATTTATTGCGGCTGCAACCAAACAAATGGATGCTTTACAGGCGAAAAATCTAATTCTGGCTGATACTCGCCGCAATATACTCACTAATAGCCTGGTTTTAGTAGTGCCGAGTAACTCCAGCCTGGGACTAACAAGCTTCAAGCAATTAACCAATTCCAACGTCAAAAAAATTTCAGTGGGAGAGCCGCGTAGCGTCCCGGCAGGACAATACGCTGAACAAGTGTTTAAGAATTTAGGCATTCTGGATCAACTCAAACCCAAATTTGTCTATGGAAACTCAGTTCGCAACGTTTTAGGAACTGTCGAGAGTGGTAACGCTGATGCTGGAGTTATCTATGCCACCGATGCCAAAGTTTCAAACAAAGTCAAACAAGTCGCAACGGCCCCCAATAATTTACACTCTCCAATTGTTTACCCCATAGCCGTGATTACAGCCAGTAAAAATCAGCCCTCTGCTCGTACCTACGCCCAATTTCTCACGGGTCAGAAAGCGCAAGCTATCTTCAAAAAATACGGTTTTGGCATTGCTAAATAACCATCAATCTGATTGTATTACCCTGCACTTCTAACTTGACTGCCATGACTACCGATCTCTCCCCGTTATGGATTTCGCTGAAAACCGCAGGACTGGCAACCCTTTTCACATTCTTTACAGGAATTGCCGCCGCCCACTGGATGTTGAATTATCGGGGACGATGGAAGTCCTTGATTGAGGGTATTTTTGTCTCACCGTTGATTCTGCCACCAACGGTTGTGGGCTTTTTGCTGCTGCTATTATTTGGCAAAAATGGCCCCTTGGGTCAATTAACGGCTTTATTTGATTTTACGGTGATTTTTACCTGGTATGCAGCCGTGATCGCGGCGACAGTCGTGGCTTTTCCCTTAATGTACAAAA encodes:
- the modA gene encoding molybdate ABC transporter substrate-binding protein, producing the protein MKRKRILAFLAGFLATLLLAISFKAVIPTPANAQSTTLLIGAAASLQDAIKEVDPLFKSAHPGIKVNYNFAASGPLQQQIEQGAPIDLFIAAATKQMDALQAKNLILADTRRNILTNSLVLVVPSNSSLGLTSFKQLTNSNVKKISVGEPRSVPAGQYAEQVFKNLGILDQLKPKFVYGNSVRNVLGTVESGNADAGVIYATDAKVSNKVKQVATAPNNLHSPIVYPIAVITASKNQPSARTYAQFLTGQKAQAIFKKYGFGIAK